Proteins encoded in a region of the Pseudomonas viciae genome:
- a CDS encoding divergent polysaccharide deacetylase family protein translates to MALRFILGLLCCLAGAAVAAPATPAPSPHKAYLSLIIDDLGQNLPRDRRVLALPGPVTAAIMPDTPHATEFAREAHRAGKLVMLHMPMDPATGPFAWHPQLPIEELAKRLDAAFAAVPYTSGINNHMGSRMTAQPQAMAWLMANLQQRHKFFVDSRTSAQTVAAAEAQKIGLASVSRDVFLDDERTEAAIAHQLQTAIDLARRQGSAVMIGHPYPQTLAVLERELPKLKAQGIEWIDIKSMISLRSNQAMAGHGKDGVYR, encoded by the coding sequence ATGGCCCTGCGCTTCATCCTCGGCCTGTTGTGCTGCCTGGCGGGCGCTGCCGTTGCGGCACCCGCCACGCCAGCGCCATCACCGCACAAGGCCTACCTGAGCTTGATCATCGACGACCTGGGGCAAAACCTGCCCCGGGATCGCCGGGTACTGGCCCTCCCCGGCCCGGTCACCGCCGCGATCATGCCCGACACACCCCACGCCACCGAATTCGCCCGCGAAGCCCATCGCGCCGGCAAACTGGTCATGCTGCACATGCCCATGGACCCGGCCACCGGGCCGTTCGCCTGGCATCCGCAACTGCCCATTGAGGAATTGGCAAAGCGCCTCGACGCCGCATTCGCCGCCGTGCCCTACACCAGCGGCATCAACAACCACATGGGCAGCCGCATGACCGCCCAACCCCAGGCCATGGCGTGGTTGATGGCGAATTTGCAGCAGCGCCACAAGTTCTTCGTCGACAGCCGCACCAGCGCCCAGACCGTCGCCGCCGCCGAGGCCCAGAAGATTGGCCTCGCCAGTGTGTCGCGGGATGTGTTCCTCGACGACGAGCGCACCGAAGCCGCCATCGCCCATCAGCTGCAGACCGCCATCGACCTGGCCCGCCGGCAGGGCTCGGCAGTGATGATCGGCCATCCCTACCCGCAGACCCTGGCGGTGCTCGAACGCGAATTGCCCAAGCTCAAGGCCCAGGGCATCGAATGGATCGATATCAAATCGATGATCAGCCTGCGCAGCAATCAGGCGATGGCTGGGCATGGGAAAGACGGGGTTTATCGGTAG
- a CDS encoding S41 family peptidase: protein MLHLSRLTSLALTIALVIGAPLAFAAEPAPLAPAATAATTKAPLPLDELRTFAEVMDRIKAAYVEPVDDKVLLENAIKGMLSNLDPHSAYLGPEDFAELQESTSGEFGGLGIEVGSEDGFVKVVSPIDDTPASKAGIQAGDFIVKINGQPTRGQSMTEAVDKMRGKIGQKITLTLVRDGGTPFDVTLTRAVIQVKSVKSQLLESGYGYIRITQFQVKTGEEVAKALAKMRKDNGKKLNGLVLDLRNNPGGVLQSAVEVVDHFITKGLIVYTKGRIANSELRFSATGNDLSEAVPLVVLINGGSASASEIVAGALQDQKRGVVMGTTSFGKGSVQTVLPLNNDRALKITTALYFTPNGRSIQAQGIVPDIEVRKAKITNEQDSEYFKEADLQGHLGNGNGGADKPTGSGTKAKPMPQDDDYQLAQALSLLKGLNITSGR, encoded by the coding sequence ATGCTGCATTTGTCCCGCCTCACCTCGCTGGCTCTGACGATCGCCCTTGTGATCGGTGCGCCCCTGGCTTTCGCCGCTGAACCGGCCCCGTTGGCACCCGCCGCCACGGCTGCGACCACCAAGGCCCCGCTGCCACTGGATGAACTGCGCACCTTTGCCGAAGTCATGGACCGGATCAAGGCCGCCTATGTCGAACCGGTGGATGACAAAGTGCTGCTGGAGAACGCCATCAAAGGCATGCTCAGCAACCTTGACCCACATTCGGCCTATCTGGGGCCGGAGGATTTTGCCGAGCTGCAGGAAAGCACCAGCGGCGAATTCGGCGGCCTGGGCATCGAGGTCGGCAGCGAAGATGGCTTCGTTAAAGTGGTCTCGCCGATCGACGACACACCTGCTTCCAAGGCCGGCATCCAGGCCGGCGACTTCATCGTCAAGATCAACGGCCAGCCGACTCGCGGCCAGAGCATGACCGAAGCCGTGGACAAGATGCGCGGCAAGATCGGCCAGAAGATCACCCTGACCCTGGTGCGCGATGGCGGCACGCCGTTCGACGTGACCCTGACCCGAGCGGTCATCCAGGTCAAAAGCGTGAAGAGCCAACTGCTGGAGTCGGGCTACGGCTACATCCGCATCACCCAGTTCCAGGTCAAGACGGGTGAAGAAGTCGCCAAGGCCCTGGCCAAGATGCGCAAGGACAACGGCAAGAAACTCAACGGCCTGGTCCTGGACCTGCGCAACAACCCCGGCGGCGTGCTGCAATCGGCCGTGGAAGTGGTGGATCACTTCATCACCAAGGGCCTGATTGTCTACACCAAGGGCCGCATCGCCAATTCCGAGCTGCGTTTCTCAGCCACCGGCAATGACCTGAGCGAAGCCGTGCCACTGGTGGTGCTGATCAACGGCGGCAGCGCCTCGGCCTCGGAAATCGTCGCCGGCGCCCTGCAGGATCAAAAACGCGGCGTGGTCATGGGCACCACCAGCTTCGGCAAAGGCTCGGTGCAGACCGTATTGCCATTGAACAACGACCGCGCCCTGAAGATCACCACCGCGCTGTACTTCACGCCGAACGGCCGCTCCATCCAGGCCCAAGGCATCGTCCCGGACATCGAGGTGCGCAAGGCCAAGATCACCAACGAGCAGGACAGCGAATACTTCAAGGAAGCCGACCTGCAAGGTCACCTGGGCAATGGCAACGGCGGCGCCGACAAACCGACCGGTTCCGGCACCAAGGCCAAGCCAATGCCGCAGGATGACGATTACCAGTTGGCCCAGGCCCTGAGCCTGCTCAAAGGACTGAACATCACGTCCGGCCGCTGA
- a CDS encoding murein hydrolase activator EnvC family protein yields MLRVLIALVLTCLLQPAFADERAQTQQQLDATRQDIAELKKLLGKLQEEKSSVQKDLRGTETEMGNLEKQVEALQKELKKSEFELQRLDGEKKKLQSARAEQQKLIAIQARAAYQNGRQEYLKLLLNQQNPEKFARTLTYYDYLSQARLEQLKNFNETLRQLANVEKDIELQQAQLLVQKSTLDTQRDELEKVRKERQVALAKLNEDVKARDSKLKAREQDQAELAKVLKTIEETLARQAREAEEARQKALIAQQEAEKKRLREAQAEADAGEAPRKPVKSSPGALVSSDGETFGGAFASTRGKLPWPVNGRLLARFGETRGDDTRTKWDGVMISASAGSQVHAVHGGRVVFADWLRGAGLLVILDHGNGYLSLYGHNQTLLKAAGDVVKAGESISTVGNSGGQDTPALYFAIRQQGRPSDPAQWCRAQG; encoded by the coding sequence ATGCTTCGCGTCCTGATAGCCCTTGTTCTGACCTGCTTGCTCCAACCAGCCTTTGCTGACGAGCGCGCGCAAACCCAACAGCAGTTGGACGCCACGCGTCAGGACATTGCCGAGCTGAAAAAACTGCTGGGCAAGTTGCAGGAAGAGAAATCCAGCGTGCAGAAAGACCTGCGCGGCACCGAGACCGAAATGGGGAATCTGGAGAAGCAGGTCGAGGCCCTGCAAAAAGAGCTGAAGAAAAGCGAATTCGAGTTGCAGCGGCTCGATGGAGAGAAAAAAAAACTCCAGAGCGCGCGCGCTGAACAGCAAAAGCTGATCGCCATCCAGGCCCGGGCCGCCTACCAGAACGGTCGACAGGAGTATCTCAAGCTGTTGCTCAACCAGCAGAATCCCGAGAAATTCGCCCGAACCCTCACTTATTACGACTATCTGAGCCAGGCACGCCTGGAACAACTCAAGAACTTCAACGAAACCCTGCGCCAACTGGCCAATGTCGAAAAAGACATCGAGCTGCAGCAAGCCCAGTTACTGGTGCAGAAAAGCACCCTCGACACCCAGCGCGACGAACTGGAAAAAGTTCGCAAGGAGCGCCAGGTGGCCCTGGCCAAGCTCAATGAGGACGTGAAAGCCCGCGACAGCAAGCTCAAAGCCCGCGAGCAGGACCAGGCCGAGCTGGCCAAGGTATTGAAAACCATCGAAGAAACCCTGGCCCGCCAGGCTCGGGAGGCAGAAGAAGCGCGTCAGAAAGCGCTGATCGCCCAGCAGGAAGCCGAAAAAAAGCGTTTGCGTGAAGCCCAGGCCGAAGCAGACGCCGGCGAGGCGCCGCGCAAGCCGGTGAAATCCAGCCCCGGCGCACTGGTTTCCAGCGATGGCGAAACCTTCGGCGGCGCTTTTGCTTCGACGCGAGGCAAACTTCCATGGCCGGTCAATGGTCGATTACTGGCGCGCTTCGGTGAAACCCGTGGCGACGACACCCGCACCAAGTGGGACGGCGTGATGATCAGCGCCTCCGCCGGCAGCCAGGTGCATGCCGTGCATGGCGGGCGTGTGGTGTTCGCCGACTGGCTGCGCGGTGCCGGCCTGCTGGTGATCCTCGATCACGGCAACGGTTATTTGAGTCTGTACGGCCACAACCAGACGCTGCTCAAGGCCGCGGGCGACGTGGTCAAGGCCGGCGAGTCCATCTCCACGGTCGGCAACAGTGGCGGTCAGGATACGCCAGCACTGTATTTCGCTATTCGTCAGCAGGGTCGCCCCAGTGACCCGGCCCAATGGTGTCGTGCGCAAGGATAA
- the gpmI gene encoding 2,3-bisphosphoglycerate-independent phosphoglycerate mutase: MTTTPKPLVLMILDGFGHSDSHESNAVYSANKPVLDRLWASVPNGLISGSGMDVGLPDGQMGNSEVGHMNLGAGRVVYQDFTRVTKSIRDGEFFENPTICAAVDKAVAAGKAVHFMGLLSDGGVHSHQDHLIAMAELAFKRGAEKIYLHAFLDGRDTPPKSATSSIELLDATFQALGKGRIASIVGRYYAMDRDNRWDRVSQAYNLIVDGSADFNAATAQEGLQAAYERGESDEFVKATTIGEPVKVEDGDAVVFMNFRADRARELTRVFVEDDFKEFERARQPKLAGFVMLTQYAVSIPAPSAFAAGSLENVLGDYLAKNGKTQLRIAETEKYAHVTFFFSGGREEPFPGEERILIPSPKVATYDLQPEMSAPEVTDRIVDAIENQRYDVIVVNYANGDMVGHSGVFAAAVKAVECLDTCVGRIVEALEKVGGEALITADHGNVEQMSDESTGQAHTAHTTEPVPFIYVGKRNFKVRDGGVLADVAPTMLMLLGMEKPAEMTGTSILV, from the coding sequence ATGACTACCACGCCTAAACCTTTGGTCCTGATGATTCTCGACGGCTTCGGTCACAGTGACAGCCACGAATCCAACGCCGTGTATTCGGCCAACAAGCCTGTACTAGACCGCTTGTGGGCCAGTGTGCCGAACGGCCTGATCTCCGGCAGCGGCATGGACGTCGGCCTGCCGGACGGGCAAATGGGCAACTCCGAAGTCGGCCACATGAACCTCGGCGCAGGCCGGGTGGTGTACCAGGACTTCACCCGCGTGACCAAATCGATCCGCGACGGTGAATTCTTCGAAAACCCGACCATTTGCGCCGCCGTGGATAAAGCCGTGGCCGCCGGCAAGGCCGTGCATTTCATGGGGCTACTGTCCGACGGTGGCGTGCACAGCCATCAGGATCACCTGATCGCCATGGCCGAACTGGCGTTCAAGCGCGGCGCCGAGAAGATCTACCTGCACGCGTTCCTCGATGGCCGCGACACGCCGCCGAAAAGCGCCACCTCGTCGATCGAACTGCTGGACGCCACCTTTCAGGCCCTCGGCAAGGGCCGCATCGCCAGCATCGTCGGCCGCTACTACGCCATGGACCGCGACAATCGTTGGGACCGCGTGTCCCAGGCCTACAACCTGATCGTCGACGGCAGCGCCGACTTCAACGCCGCCACCGCCCAGGAAGGCCTGCAAGCCGCCTATGAGCGCGGCGAAAGCGACGAATTCGTCAAGGCCACCACCATCGGCGAGCCGGTCAAAGTCGAAGACGGCGACGCCGTGGTGTTCATGAACTTCCGTGCCGACCGCGCCCGCGAGTTGACCCGGGTGTTTGTCGAAGACGACTTCAAGGAATTCGAACGCGCCCGCCAGCCGAAACTGGCCGGTTTCGTGATGCTGACCCAATACGCCGTCAGCATCCCCGCGCCATCGGCCTTCGCCGCTGGCAGCCTGGAAAACGTGCTGGGCGACTACCTGGCGAAAAACGGCAAGACCCAGCTGCGCATCGCCGAAACCGAGAAGTACGCCCACGTGACGTTCTTTTTCTCCGGCGGCCGTGAAGAACCCTTCCCGGGCGAAGAACGCATCCTGATCCCATCGCCGAAAGTCGCCACCTACGACCTGCAGCCGGAGATGAGCGCACCGGAAGTGACCGACCGCATCGTCGACGCCATCGAGAACCAGCGTTACGACGTGATCGTGGTCAACTACGCCAACGGCGACATGGTCGGCCACAGCGGTGTGTTCGCGGCGGCGGTCAAGGCTGTGGAATGCCTGGACACCTGCGTTGGCCGCATCGTCGAGGCGCTGGAGAAAGTCGGCGGCGAAGCACTGATCACGGCCGACCACGGCAACGTCGAGCAGATGTCCGACGAATCCACCGGCCAGGCCCACACCGCCCACACCACCGAGCCGGTGCCGTTCATCTATGTCGGCAAGCGTAACTTCAAGGTCCGCGACGGTGGGGTGCTGGCTGACGTGGCACCGACCATGCTGATGTTGCTGGGCATGGAGAAGCCGGCGGAGATGACCGGGACGTCGATCCTGGTCTGA
- a CDS encoding rhodanese-like domain-containing protein, protein MVAHLIEFATNHYILVGIFVVLLALLVAHTMQGGGRSLSTGELTALVNKDAGVVVDIRPSKDYAAGHIVGAVNIPQDKLIARIGELEKHKAKTLILVDAQGQHAGTHARELMKSGFTAAKLSGGVASWKADNLPLVK, encoded by the coding sequence ATGGTTGCTCACCTGATTGAATTTGCCACTAACCACTACATTCTCGTCGGTATCTTCGTCGTACTGCTGGCGTTGCTGGTAGCCCATACGATGCAGGGCGGCGGCCGTAGCCTGAGCACCGGCGAACTGACCGCGCTGGTCAACAAGGACGCCGGCGTGGTGGTGGACATCCGCCCGAGCAAGGATTACGCCGCAGGTCACATTGTCGGGGCGGTGAACATTCCCCAGGACAAACTGATCGCGCGTATCGGCGAACTGGAAAAACACAAGGCCAAGACGCTGATCCTGGTGGACGCCCAGGGCCAGCACGCCGGCACCCACGCCCGCGAGCTGATGAAGTCCGGTTTCACCGCTGCCAAGCTGTCCGGTGGCGTTGCGAGCTGGAAAGCCGACAATCTGCCGCTGGTGAAGTGA
- the grxC gene encoding glutaredoxin 3 — MTHVVVYSSDYCPYCSRAKFLLQNKGVAFEEIKVDGKPQLRAEMTQKAGRTSVPQIWIGSTHVGGCDDLFALDRAGKLDAMLKA, encoded by the coding sequence ATGACCCACGTCGTTGTCTATTCCAGCGATTACTGCCCCTATTGCTCCAGAGCCAAGTTCCTGCTCCAGAACAAAGGCGTGGCTTTCGAAGAGATCAAGGTCGACGGCAAGCCGCAACTGCGCGCCGAAATGACCCAAAAGGCCGGACGTACGTCCGTGCCGCAGATCTGGATCGGCAGCACCCACGTGGGCGGTTGTGATGATCTGTTCGCCCTGGATCGCGCCGGCAAGCTCGACGCGATGCTCAAGGCCTGA
- the secB gene encoding protein-export chaperone SecB, which produces MTDQQNTAASEEETAPQFSLQRIYVRDLSFEAPKSPAIFRQQWEPSVGLDLNTRQKALEDDFHEVVLTLSVTVKNGDEVAFIAEVQQAGIFLIKNLDAASMSHTLGAFCPNILFPYARETLDSLVTRGSFPALMLAPVNFDALYAQELQRMQQEGGATVQ; this is translated from the coding sequence ATGACTGACCAACAGAACACAGCTGCCAGCGAAGAAGAAACCGCACCGCAATTCTCCTTGCAGCGCATTTATGTACGTGACCTGTCCTTCGAGGCCCCGAAAAGCCCGGCGATCTTTCGTCAGCAGTGGGAGCCGAGCGTGGGCCTGGACCTGAACACCCGCCAGAAAGCCCTGGAAGATGACTTCCACGAAGTGGTGCTGACCCTGTCGGTGACCGTGAAGAACGGTGACGAAGTGGCGTTCATCGCCGAAGTGCAGCAGGCCGGGATCTTCCTGATCAAGAACCTGGATGCCGCTTCGATGAGCCACACCCTGGGTGCGTTCTGCCCGAACATTCTGTTCCCGTACGCTCGCGAAACCCTGGACAGCCTGGTGACCCGTGGTTCGTTCCCGGCCCTGATGCTGGCCCCGGTGAACTTCGACGCCCTGTACGCCCAAGAGCTGCAGCGCATGCAGCAAGAAGGCGGCGCGACCGTTCAGTAA
- the trmL gene encoding tRNA (uridine(34)/cytosine(34)/5-carboxymethylaminomethyluridine(34)-2'-O)-methyltransferase TrmL: MFHVILFQPEIPPNTGNVIRLCANSGCHLHLIEPLGFEMDDKRLRRAGLDYHEYATLQRHADLASCLESLGHPRLFAFTTKGSRPFHDASFVAGDAFLFGPESRGLPADVLDALPTDQRLRLPMREGCRSLNLSNTVAVAVYEAWRQNGFQ; the protein is encoded by the coding sequence ATGTTTCACGTCATCCTTTTTCAACCGGAAATTCCGCCGAACACCGGCAACGTCATCAGGCTGTGCGCCAACAGCGGCTGCCACCTGCATTTGATCGAACCGCTGGGTTTCGAGATGGACGACAAACGCCTGCGCCGTGCCGGCCTCGACTACCACGAGTATGCCACCTTGCAGCGTCACGCCGACCTCGCCAGTTGTCTGGAAAGTCTAGGGCATCCGCGCCTGTTCGCCTTTACCACCAAGGGTTCGCGGCCATTCCATGACGCCAGTTTCGTCGCTGGCGATGCGTTCCTGTTCGGCCCGGAAAGCCGTGGCCTGCCAGCCGACGTGCTGGACGCCCTGCCCACCGATCAACGCCTGCGCCTGCCGATGCGTGAGGGCTGTCGCAGCCTGAACTTGTCCAACACCGTGGCGGTGGCGGTTTATGAGGCTTGGCGGCAGAACGGTTTCCAATAG
- the ntrC gene encoding nitrogen regulation protein NR(I), translating to MSRSETVWIVDDDRSIRWVLEKALQQEGMTTQSFDSADGVMSRLARQQPDVIISDIRMPGASGLDLLARIREQHPRLPVIIMTAHSDLDSAVASYQGGAFEYLPKPFDVDEAVSLVKRANQHAQEQQGMEEVPALARTPEIIGEAPAMQEVFRAIGRLSHSNITVLINGESGTGKELVAHALHRHSPRAASPFIALNMAAIPKDLMESELFGHEKGAFTGAANLRRGRFEQADGGTLFLDEIGDMPADTQTRLLRVLADGEFYRVGGHTPVKVDVRIIAATHQNLETLVHAGKFREDLFHRLNVIRIHIPRLADRREDIPTLARHFLSRAAQELAVEPKLLKSETEEYLKNLPWPGNVRQLENTCRWITVMASGREVHISDLPPELLSLPQDSAPVTNWEQALRQWADQALSRGQSSLLDSAVPSFERIMIETALKHTAGRRRDAAVLLGWGRNTLTRKIKELGMKVDGGDDDDGDEG from the coding sequence ATGAGCCGTAGTGAAACCGTGTGGATCGTCGATGACGACCGTTCTATCCGTTGGGTCCTGGAAAAAGCCTTGCAACAGGAAGGCATGACCACCCAGAGCTTCGACAGCGCCGATGGGGTGATGAGTCGCCTGGCGCGTCAGCAACCGGACGTCATCATCTCCGACATCCGCATGCCTGGCGCCAGTGGCCTGGACCTGCTGGCGCGGATTCGCGAGCAGCATCCACGGCTGCCGGTGATCATCATGACCGCCCATTCCGACCTGGACAGCGCCGTGGCGTCCTACCAGGGTGGGGCCTTCGAATACCTGCCCAAGCCGTTCGACGTCGATGAAGCCGTGTCGCTGGTCAAGCGCGCCAATCAACACGCCCAGGAACAACAAGGCATGGAAGAGGTGCCGGCCCTGGCCCGCACCCCGGAAATCATCGGCGAAGCGCCGGCGATGCAGGAAGTGTTTCGCGCTATCGGGCGCCTGAGCCACTCCAACATCACCGTGCTGATCAACGGCGAATCGGGCACCGGTAAAGAACTGGTGGCCCATGCCCTGCATCGCCACAGTCCACGGGCGGCCTCGCCGTTCATCGCGCTGAACATGGCGGCGATTCCCAAGGACCTGATGGAGTCGGAGCTGTTCGGCCACGAAAAAGGCGCGTTCACCGGCGCGGCCAACCTGCGACGTGGGCGCTTCGAGCAAGCCGACGGCGGCACGTTGTTCCTTGATGAAATCGGTGACATGCCGGCCGACACCCAGACCCGATTGCTGCGCGTTCTGGCCGACGGCGAGTTCTACCGGGTCGGCGGGCATACGCCGGTCAAGGTGGATGTGCGCATCATCGCAGCGACCCACCAGAACCTGGAAACCCTGGTCCACGCTGGCAAGTTCCGTGAAGACTTGTTCCACCGCCTGAACGTGATCCGCATTCATATCCCGCGCCTGGCGGATCGTCGCGAAGACATCCCGACCCTGGCCCGACACTTCCTCAGCCGCGCGGCCCAGGAACTGGCGGTCGAGCCCAAGCTGCTCAAGAGCGAAACCGAGGAATACCTCAAGAACCTGCCGTGGCCCGGCAACGTGCGTCAACTGGAGAACACCTGCCGCTGGATCACGGTGATGGCGTCGGGTCGCGAAGTGCACATCAGCGACCTGCCACCGGAACTGCTGAGCCTGCCGCAGGACTCGGCCCCGGTGACCAACTGGGAGCAAGCCTTGCGCCAGTGGGCCGACCAGGCCTTGTCCCGTGGCCAGTCGAGCCTGTTGGACAGCGCAGTGCCGAGTTTCGAACGAATCATGATCGAAACCGCCCTCAAGCACACCGCCGGCCGCCGCCGCGACGCCGCCGTGCTGCTGGGCTGGGGCCGCAATACCTTGACTCGCAAGATCAAGGAATTGGGGATGAAGGTCGATGGTGGGGATGATGATGACGGGGATGAGGGCTGA
- the glnL gene encoding nitrogen regulation protein NR(II), with protein sequence MTISDALHRLLLDNLTTATLLLDAELRLEYMNPAAEMLLAVSGQRSHGQFISELFTESTEALNSLRQAVEQAHPFTKREAMLTALTGQTLTVDYAVTPILNNGATLLLLEVHPRDRLLRITKEEAQLSKQETSKMLVRGLAHEIKNPLGGIRGAAQLLARELPEESLKDYTNVIIEEADRLRNLVDRMLGSNKLPSLAMCNVHEVLERVSSLVEAESQGCITLVRDYDPSIPDVLIDREQMIQAVLNIVRNAMQAISSQNELRLGRISLRTRAMRQFTIGHVRHRLVTKIEIIDNGPGIPAELQETIFFPMVSGRPDGTGLGLAITQNIISQHQGLIECESHPGHTTFSIFLPLEQGATAT encoded by the coding sequence ATGACCATTAGCGACGCACTACACCGCTTGCTACTCGACAACCTCACCACCGCAACCCTGCTGCTCGACGCCGAACTGCGCCTTGAGTACATGAACCCGGCGGCGGAGATGCTCCTGGCCGTCAGCGGCCAGCGCAGCCATGGGCAGTTCATCAGCGAATTGTTCACCGAGTCCACCGAGGCGCTCAATTCCCTGCGCCAGGCGGTGGAACAGGCCCACCCGTTTACCAAGCGCGAAGCGATGCTCACCGCCCTGACCGGCCAGACCTTGACCGTGGACTACGCGGTCACGCCGATCCTGAACAATGGCGCCACCCTGCTGCTGCTGGAAGTCCACCCGCGTGATCGCCTGCTGCGCATCACCAAGGAAGAAGCCCAGTTGTCCAAGCAGGAAACCAGCAAGATGCTGGTGCGCGGCCTGGCCCATGAGATCAAGAACCCCCTCGGTGGGATTCGCGGCGCAGCGCAGTTGCTCGCCCGTGAGCTACCGGAAGAAAGCCTCAAGGACTACACCAACGTCATCATCGAAGAAGCCGACCGCCTGCGAAACCTGGTGGACCGGATGCTCGGTTCGAACAAGCTGCCGTCGCTGGCGATGTGCAACGTTCACGAAGTGCTGGAGCGCGTCAGCAGCCTGGTGGAAGCGGAAAGCCAGGGCTGCATCACTTTGGTGCGCGACTACGATCCAAGCATTCCAGACGTCTTGATCGACCGCGAGCAGATGATCCAGGCGGTGCTGAACATCGTGCGCAACGCGATGCAGGCCATCAGCAGCCAGAACGAGCTGCGCCTGGGCCGCATCAGCCTGCGCACCCGCGCCATGCGCCAGTTCACCATCGGCCACGTGCGTCATCGCCTGGTGACCAAGATCGAGATCATCGACAACGGCCCGGGCATCCCTGCCGAGCTGCAGGAAACCATCTTCTTTCCCATGGTCAGCGGCCGCCCGGACGGTACCGGGCTGGGCCTGGCCATTACCCAGAACATCATCAGTCAGCATCAGGGCTTGATCGAGTGTGAGAGCCACCCCGGCCACACCACTTTCTCGATTTTCCTGCCACTGGAACAAGGAGCCACAGCGACATGA
- a CDS encoding DUF4124 domain-containing protein, with product MIRWLLALGLLLATLPGMAQVYTYIDAQGNRVFTDQPRPGNAKKVQLPPGNRMSPPSASAAPAPTAENRPEPLFHYEMLRLLIPEPDATIRSTAGELIVSVTSEPGLKKGHRYRLLLDGQPTGAPGPSPVFALSDIDRGTHHLAVEILDEQDRILERTANQPFHMQRMSLAQKRRIKPCAIADYGLRPECPLADKPEEESSILPFF from the coding sequence ATGATCCGCTGGCTGCTCGCGCTGGGCCTTTTGCTGGCCACGCTGCCGGGAATGGCGCAGGTCTATACCTACATCGACGCCCAAGGCAATCGCGTCTTCACCGACCAGCCGCGCCCCGGCAACGCAAAGAAAGTACAGCTGCCGCCCGGCAATCGGATGTCGCCCCCCTCCGCCAGCGCAGCACCAGCGCCGACAGCGGAAAACCGCCCCGAGCCGCTGTTCCATTATGAAATGCTCCGGCTACTGATCCCGGAACCGGACGCCACGATACGCAGCACCGCCGGAGAGCTGATCGTCAGCGTTACCAGCGAACCCGGACTGAAAAAAGGTCACCGGTACCGCCTGCTGCTCGACGGCCAACCCACGGGCGCACCGGGGCCGAGCCCGGTGTTCGCCTTGAGCGACATCGATCGAGGCACCCATCATCTGGCGGTGGAAATCCTCGATGAGCAAGACCGTATCCTCGAACGCACCGCCAACCAGCCGTTCCACATGCAACGCATGTCCCTGGCGCAGAAGCGCCGTATCAAACCCTGCGCCATCGCCGACTACGGCCTGCGCCCCGAATGCCCCCTCGCCGATAAACCTGAAGAAGAAAGCAGTATCTTGCCGTTCTTCTAA
- a CDS encoding DUF4124 domain-containing protein has protein sequence MGRGFPIILLLLLALPAAAQIYKYTDADGNTAYSNQPPQGVPAQAVELPPLNSIERQPPTSPDAPAVPLAKDEPHNAYEVLELTDIPTEEALRANNGTFTVGVRAQPRLQSPHLFRLLLDGQPYGQPTNVPRLQLVNIDRGEHSLAVQVIAGDTLVQQSDTVTFTVQRVHQP, from the coding sequence ATGGGTCGCGGTTTTCCAATCATCCTGTTGCTGCTGTTGGCGCTGCCAGCCGCTGCGCAGATCTACAAGTACACCGACGCTGACGGCAACACCGCCTATAGCAACCAGCCGCCCCAAGGCGTACCGGCCCAGGCGGTGGAATTGCCGCCGCTCAACAGCATCGAACGCCAGCCCCCAACCAGCCCGGACGCGCCCGCGGTGCCCCTAGCCAAGGACGAGCCGCACAATGCCTACGAGGTGCTGGAGCTGACAGACATCCCCACCGAGGAAGCCCTGCGCGCCAATAACGGCACGTTCACCGTTGGCGTCCGGGCTCAACCGCGTCTGCAAAGCCCCCATCTGTTCCGGCTGCTGCTGGATGGCCAACCCTACGGGCAGCCAACCAACGTGCCTCGCCTGCAATTGGTGAATATCGATCGAGGCGAACACAGCCTGGCGGTTCAAGTCATCGCCGGGGACACCCTCGTGCAACAAAGTGACACCGTCACGTTCACCGTACAGCGGGTGCACCAGCCATGA